A single genomic interval of Malania oleifera isolate guangnan ecotype guangnan chromosome 13, ASM2987363v1, whole genome shotgun sequence harbors:
- the LOC131145638 gene encoding protein FATTY ACID EXPORT 2, chloroplastic-like, translating into MADLVVLSQSSLLLPKFRSHSPTLGLPPLRYSSPSCFSQRSVFHSLTGTIRANSSANPLSRKIPISRVSSSSNSPNSAFPPGTGGGDGLGGGGNNNGGGGGGKEESGGGSGDGKKMSMSQKLTLAYAALVGAGGVMGYLKGGSQKSLVAGGISALALCLVYGQLASRPVLASSLGLGVSAALLGVMGSRFKSSGKVFPAGVVSLASLVMAGGYLHGIMRSLH; encoded by the coding sequence ATGGCGGATTTGGTGGTTCTTTCTCAATCTTCTCTTCTACTGCCAAAGTTTCGCTCACACTCTCCAACTCTAGGGCTTCCCCCTCTTCGCTACTCATCTCCTTCGTGCTTCAGCCAGAGATCCGTGTTCCACTCTTTGACCGGAACGATTCGCGCCAATTCGTCGGCAAACCCCCTTTCCCGGAAAATCCCCATTTCTAGGGTTTCCTCCAGCTCGAACTCCCCAAACTCCGCCTTTCCACCAGGCACAGGCGGCGGAGACGGTCTCGGCGGCGGAGGGAACAACAACGGCGGCGGTGGCGGCGGTAAAGAAGAGAGCGGCGGCGGATCGGGCGACGGCAAGAAGATGTCGATGTCGCAGAAATTGACTCTGGCGTACGCGGCTCTGGTCGGAGCTGGCGGGGTTATGGGGTACTTGAAGGGCGGCAGCCAGAAATCGCTGGTCGCCGGGGGAATATCGGCCCTGGCGCTGTGCCTCGTTTACGGCCAACTCGCGTCGAGACCGGTGCTTGCGTCGTCGCTGGGGCTGGGCGTGTCGGCGGCGCTGCTGGGGGTGATGGGGTCGCGGTTCAAGAGTTCGGGGAAGGTTTTTCCGGCGGGGGTTGTGTCGCTTGCGTCGCTTGTGATGGCCGGCGGGTACCTTCACGGGATTATGCGCAGCTTGCACTGA